A single window of Acetohalobium arabaticum DSM 5501 DNA harbors:
- a CDS encoding Ger(x)C family spore germination protein, translating to MKPANLKKTVILLLILSLAITLSGCWSAREFDTLALVKGVGIDLAEKEDRIKFTIQMISPNPQQGGGQPGGGGGQAGQSSQFWTTSTTGYSIFEANRNLVKTIGRKPFYPHTEVYIIGEELARQGIKPYIDFFNRDPEIRRRAYIIIAKGEAEDILKAPHGVETVPILAVKQIIDGQSISGSIYSTNLREFTVSALSNTTDPVTAAVELRPGGPEEEGEENKDNLIYINGAAMFKGDKLVDWLTRKETRGLNWVQKPSEIIGPVLIKAPDEDKRIGIEVLKATSSVEPELEDGEFKMKVEITVEGNISEAQIRKYDITKVGNITHLDQRFAQVIKNEIINGLQKSQQYQADIFGFGETIRNKYPQEFKEKQDNWDQIYSKLPVTIEVKSNIRRPGMVKEGIGTYK from the coding sequence ATGAAACCAGCTAACCTCAAAAAAACAGTCATTCTTCTGCTGATCCTATCTCTAGCAATTACTTTAAGCGGCTGCTGGAGCGCCCGCGAATTCGATACTTTAGCTCTCGTTAAGGGCGTCGGCATTGATCTAGCCGAAAAGGAAGACCGCATTAAGTTTACTATCCAGATGATCAGCCCCAATCCACAACAGGGAGGAGGCCAACCCGGTGGCGGTGGAGGACAGGCAGGCCAATCAAGCCAATTCTGGACTACCTCAACTACCGGCTACAGCATCTTCGAGGCCAACCGTAATCTAGTTAAGACAATCGGCCGCAAGCCTTTTTATCCTCATACTGAAGTATATATCATCGGAGAAGAACTAGCGCGGCAGGGGATCAAACCCTATATCGACTTCTTCAACCGCGATCCTGAGATCCGCCGCCGGGCCTATATAATAATTGCCAAAGGAGAGGCTGAAGATATTCTTAAAGCTCCGCATGGAGTCGAAACAGTACCGATCTTAGCCGTCAAACAGATCATCGATGGTCAGAGCATCAGCGGATCGATCTATTCCACCAATCTACGGGAGTTTACTGTTTCGGCGCTCAGCAATACTACAGATCCAGTTACAGCTGCAGTCGAGTTAAGGCCAGGCGGTCCCGAAGAGGAAGGAGAGGAGAATAAAGATAACTTAATCTACATCAACGGCGCCGCTATGTTTAAAGGAGATAAATTAGTCGACTGGCTAACTAGAAAGGAAACCCGCGGCCTAAACTGGGTTCAGAAACCGTCAGAAATCATCGGTCCTGTCTTAATTAAAGCACCAGATGAAGATAAAAGAATCGGGATTGAAGTGCTAAAAGCTACCTCCAGTGTAGAACCAGAGCTTGAAGACGGAGAGTTTAAAATGAAGGTAGAGATTACTGTCGAAGGTAATATTTCAGAAGCCCAAATCCGCAAGTATGATATCACTAAAGTGGGCAACATAACCCACTTGGACCAGCGCTTTGCCCAGGTAATTAAGAATGAAATTATCAATGGTTTACAGAAGAGCCAGCAGTATCAGGCCGATATCTTCGGCTTTGGAGAAACCATCAGGAATAAGTATCCCCAGGAGTTTAAAGAGAAGCAAGATAACTGGGATCAAATCTATTCCAAGCTGCCGGTGACAATTGAAGTTAAATCCAACATTAGACGGCCGGGTATGGTCAAGGAAGGAATCGGGACTTATAAATAA
- a CDS encoding DUF3231 family protein — protein MEFSDLLPDISIFKKSITTEEQISSTEAYNLWNALRARYISIETYKLYRNFVHDRDFDLLLDGHIEDFQEQITMLENLADKYKVKVPAKPSDQLQTSAHIDIITDKLIFRRIYSDLISELYFLSRSISSTTYNDKLRRYFIDFVENHLNNYENLYKYGKTKGWTDVAPSFKTHQPGEKEQLSAGEAGHIWDHLNLRYDQVQLTRIFLDFVHDTEFKLILEQGNKILQKQAKLLAEKATEYEVPTPEKPPASQKAKIDPEIMEDKFAYRVILKGIQEAIDSHIGAVIETIRNDKLRKLFFDLYNEEVELFNDLIEYGKMKGWTHIIPTYRKA, from the coding sequence ATGGAATTTTCTGATTTGCTACCCGATATCTCTATCTTCAAAAAATCAATTACTACTGAAGAACAGATTTCTTCAACAGAAGCATATAATCTCTGGAATGCCCTAAGGGCTAGATATATAAGTATTGAAACTTATAAGCTCTATCGAAACTTTGTCCATGATCGCGATTTTGACTTGCTACTTGATGGACATATCGAAGATTTTCAAGAACAGATAACTATGCTGGAGAATTTAGCTGATAAGTATAAAGTTAAAGTTCCCGCCAAACCCTCTGATCAACTACAAACTTCTGCCCATATTGATATAATCACTGATAAACTGATCTTTAGAAGAATTTATTCTGATTTAATATCAGAACTATACTTTTTAAGCCGTTCGATAAGCAGTACTACCTATAATGATAAGTTAAGAAGATACTTTATAGACTTTGTCGAAAATCACCTAAATAATTATGAAAACCTCTATAAGTATGGGAAAACAAAAGGCTGGACTGATGTAGCCCCTTCATTTAAAACCCACCAACCGGGTGAAAAAGAGCAGTTATCTGCCGGAGAAGCAGGCCATATCTGGGATCATCTTAATCTAAGGTATGACCAAGTCCAACTGACCCGTATCTTCCTAGACTTCGTTCACGATACAGAATTTAAATTAATATTGGAACAGGGAAACAAAATCCTTCAAAAACAGGCTAAATTACTGGCAGAGAAAGCAACTGAATATGAAGTACCAACCCCGGAAAAACCCCCAGCTTCTCAAAAAGCAAAGATAGATCCAGAAATCATGGAAGATAAATTTGCCTACCGGGTCATTCTCAAAGGAATCCAGGAAGCTATTGACTCCCACATTGGAGCAGTAATCGAAACCATCAGAAATGATAAACTGCGTAAGTTGTTCTTTGATCTCTATAACGAAGAGGTTGAACTCTTTAATGATTTAATTGAATACGGTAAGATGAAAGGCTGGACACATATAATACCTACTTATAGAAAAGCTTAA